From Pseudobythopirellula maris:
GTAGGCCAGATTGAGCGCCGCCGATCCGATCCGACGGAGCGCGCGCACCTGCGGGGCGATGCGGATAAAGTCTTTCAAGTCGGGCGACTCTTCGAGAACCTCGGCCGGCAGGCTCACCGCGGCGAGCGACTCTTCGAGCGTGCGGGCCTGGCTCACGGCGATTGGCGCCTCGTTCAAGAACGCCCCCGCCCCCAAGCCGGCGGAGAACATCTCGCCGGCCACAGGATCGAACACCGCCCCGGCGACAACCCGCCCGTCACGCACGGCGGCCACCGACGGGCCGAAGCAAGGGAATCCGTGCACGTAGTTGGTCGTGCCGTCGAGCGGATCGACAACCCAGCAGACCTGGCCGGGCGCCAATCCGGCCGCCGCCTCGGCGGGGGGCTTCTCGCCGAGTTCCTCGCCGATGAACGCGTGCGCGGGAAACGACTCTTGGATCACGTGACGGATGGCGGACTGCGACGCCAGATCGGCGTCGGTCACCAGGTCCGACGGGCCTTTGACCCGCGTGGTGAACTTGCCCCGCCAGTGCATCAGCACCGCTCCGCCGATGCGTGCGGCGAGTTTGGCCGTGTCGACCAGCATGGCGACTTCGGCGGGGGCGATTTCGGACGGCTGGGTCGACGGATTCGGGTCAGACAAGGGTGGGAGCACCATGCAAGCAGGAACGACGGGATCCGCTCGACGGCCGAGTCGGGATCGACCTAAAGCATTCGCATATCAGGGCTAAGATCAAGGCGGAGTAATTGGCGCCCTCAAGGCGTGCATTTGTGACTTGTGTACGCAAGGAACGCATTGTTTCTTTTCTTCACAAAAAGCTGGACACGAGCCCCTGAGTTGGTATCATCGGGGCAGTGAACCGAACGAGGAGGCCAGGAGCTTTTCTTCCTCGCGACATATTATCGATAGTTGCGAGAGGCGATTGCCTCATCAACATTATCTCGCTCCGAAAGATAGGCCTCTTCTCTGTTCCGGCCCCGTCGTGACACCCTTCGGGGTGTTCGGCGGGGTTTTTTATTGGTCTGATGGCTCGCGTGATTCTTCGAGGGACTCTCCCTCTGCGCGAAGGCCGACACCGCGATGGTGAACCGAGCGCAGCGGCGTGCTCTCGTGACGATCACACACGAACGACTCTCCCATAATGCCCATTCGCTCGTTACTCGCGCGGCGCCGCGAACCTCTAGAAGCATGACCGAAACGAATCCGGCGACGCGCTCGCCGTGGCTGATCAACGATGACCACCATGTCGAACTTTCCTGCGGAGCGTGCAACGCGACGCTCGACTTGGCCGACCCCGCCAGCGGTGTTAGCGCGCTTTGCTTCGACGGCCACGCGGTCGAGGGCGCGCTGTGGCGTGTCACGCTCGGCGAGCGTCCCCAGCTTGCCGAGTCGTACGCCAGGGGCGCCGACTTGGTCGCCGTGTACGACCCGACCGAAGGCTTCCCATTCCGCACGCGGCTGGTGTGGGAGTGCGAGGCTCTCGACCGGGGCGTGCGGCTCACGCTCACCTGCTCGGTACAAACCCACCTGCTCGACACGAGCCCACAGCTCGGTGTGGCGTCGGACCTGGGCGCGGAACTGATCGACGCCGAGCAACGCGATGCGGACGCCGGGGCCATGCCGCTCGGCGCGCGGTGGCTCTGCCGTGGCGGGGCTGCGGGGGTCGCCTGCTTCGAGGCGGCCCATCCTGCCGACCTGAGCGGGGCGCTGATCGAGCCGCTCGGCGCCGAGGGGCGGCGATCGCTCGGAACGGCGTTCCTTGAGAAGGGCGTGATTTGCTGCGGCCGTCTCGTCGCCCTCGTGCTTCCGCCCGACGCCCGCCTGGCGGACGCCCTGCCGCACTACGAGCGTTTCGTCGCGGCCGAACTGCCGCTGACGACCTAGACACTTCCGTGAGAAAAGACGAGCTTAGGCACGTTCCCGCGGGGCTCTCGCTTGAGCGGCGCCTGTCACTCGAAGCTCCGCACCACCGGTTCGAGCAGCTCGTCGTCGCCCGCCAACACGCGGATGAATCCTCCTTCGGCGCGTAGCTCGTAAGGCTCGCCCGTGGCGGGGTTCGTGTCGTGGCCGAGCGGCTCGATCCCGACGGCGGTCGCCAACGCGAGAGACCATGTCTCGCACCGCGCCCGGTCGCGCGCCACCAACCGTTGGGCGATCACCAAGTCACCCGCGAACAGCAGCTTGGCGAACGGCGCGGGGGTGACGTCGAACGCGCGCATCGCGCGCTCGATCGTGACGCCGCGGGTGTGGTACGGGTCGCGGGCGGCGGCCACCAAGGGCGCCATCGCACGCAGATAGATCAGCTCGTCGGCCGCCACGAGCGCAGGGCTCGTTTCTTGCAACTCGACAAGCTTGCCCTCGGCGATCAGCCGCTTGCGTTCCTCTGGCGTGATGATCTGGTTGAGCATGCCCAGCCGCAACGCCTCGTAGGCGTGCATCGTGGCGGCGCGGTCGCCCACGAGCATCCGCTCGTCGCCCGGCCAAGCGGCCAACTGGGCCCGCAGCGTCGCCTCGAGCCGCTGGGCCTCGCGGGCGGTCGCGCTGTCGCGTTCCAGCAGGAAGCGGACCCCTTCGAGGCACTCGGCCCGCAGGTTGGCGGCGAGCACCCGGCTCTCGATGCGGGGCACGCGGCTGAGCACCTCGGTCCAGCCCAGGGCCGCGTCGATCCGCTCGGCCGCCGGCCACGCTTCGGCCCCGCCGTGCGTGGCGTCGAGCAGCAGCAGCCGCACCGCGGCCTGCACCTCGTCGAGCATCGGCATCGCGGCGAAGTGGCCCAGGCGATGGTTCACCCGGAACTGGCGCCACGGCATCCGCCCGGCCGCGAGCACGCACTCGATCCGCTCGGCGTTTTCGGCGAGCAGCTTCTTGGCGGCTTCGCGTCCGCCGTCGCTTATTCCGTCCGGCGAGATCGCCGCCAACGCGTCGAGCTGGTCGTTGAGCAAACCGAGCTGCACACGACCGAAGCAATTGCCGAGCGCCACGGCGGCGTTGCCGTCCTCCGCGTCGGTCGATCCCATGGACGGCTCGAAGAGCTGCTTGGGGAGCCCCTGGGCGAGACGCACCCGCTCGACTTCGCGGGCGAGCTCGCTGCCGGGCTCGGCCAGGGCGCCGCGGAGCTCGGCGCACTCGAGCAGCTGATCAACCGGGTCGTCTCCCGAGTCGCCGCAACCCGAGGCGAGCGAGAGGAGGGCGAGAGCCGCTCCA
This genomic window contains:
- a CDS encoding inositol monophosphatase family protein — translated: MSDPNPSTQPSEIAPAEVAMLVDTAKLAARIGGAVLMHWRGKFTTRVKGPSDLVTDADLASQSAIRHVIQESFPAHAFIGEELGEKPPAEAAAGLAPGQVCWVVDPLDGTTNYVHGFPCFGPSVAAVRDGRVVAGAVFDPVAGEMFSAGLGAGAFLNEAPIAVSQARTLEESLAAVSLPAEVLEESPDLKDFIRIAPQVRALRRIGSAALNLAYVACGRLDAHWARQTYPWDAAAGVLLVSEAGGVVTGARGGPFHVWDGDYLAAATEDLHQSVSGRLTP